The Gordonia sp. KTR9 genome contains a region encoding:
- a CDS encoding mycofactocin-coupled SDR family oxidoreductase produces MGKLEGKVAFITGAARGQGRSHAVRLAQEGADIIAVDISQQVDTVPYDTARPGDLEETVRQVEALDRRIVASEADVRDLPALQKAADDGMAQLGRIDIVLANAGISAMSPALEMEEEMWQTMIDINLTGVWKTVRAAAPHIVAGGRGGSIVLTSSLAALIAYENIAHYTAAKAGLVGMMQVLAKELGPQSIRVNTVHPTTVATDMILNDATYQLFRPDLESPKLSDFEEAAREMNRLPVSMVEPVDISNAILYLVSDDGRYVTGTTHVVDAGGRL; encoded by the coding sequence ATGGGCAAGCTGGAGGGCAAAGTCGCCTTCATCACCGGAGCAGCGCGCGGTCAGGGACGCAGTCACGCGGTTCGCCTGGCGCAGGAGGGCGCCGACATCATCGCGGTCGACATCTCCCAGCAGGTCGACACCGTCCCCTACGACACCGCCCGGCCGGGCGACCTCGAGGAGACCGTGCGTCAAGTGGAGGCACTCGACCGCCGGATCGTCGCCTCCGAAGCCGACGTTCGCGACCTGCCGGCGCTGCAGAAGGCCGCCGACGACGGCATGGCACAACTGGGGCGTATCGACATCGTCCTCGCCAACGCCGGTATCAGCGCCATGTCACCTGCGCTGGAGATGGAGGAGGAGATGTGGCAGACCATGATCGACATCAACCTCACCGGCGTGTGGAAGACCGTGCGCGCCGCGGCACCACACATCGTCGCGGGCGGGCGCGGCGGCTCGATCGTCCTGACGAGTTCCTTGGCCGCGCTGATCGCCTACGAGAACATCGCCCACTACACCGCCGCGAAGGCCGGGCTGGTCGGAATGATGCAGGTTCTCGCCAAAGAGCTTGGGCCACAGAGCATCCGGGTCAACACCGTCCACCCGACGACGGTGGCGACCGACATGATCCTCAATGACGCCACCTACCAGCTCTTCCGACCCGACCTCGAAAGCCCGAAGCTGTCCGACTTCGAAGAGGCCGCCCGAGAGATGAACCGGCTGCCGGTCTCGATGGTCGAACCGGTCGACATCTCGAACGCCATCCTCTACCTCGTCTCCGACGACGGCCGCTATGTCACCGGGACCACCCATGTCGTCGACGCCGGCGGACGACTTTAG
- a CDS encoding mycofactocin-coupled SDR family oxidoreductase has product MGLLDGKTVLITGGARGQGRAHALTSAREGADVILLDITRQLDSVDYPLATADDMAETVRQVEALDRRALTFDADVRDQTQLDDAVAAGIAEIGKIDVLIANAGIWTRAPFWEMSEQMWSDMMDVNLTGVWKSAKAVAPHMIERQSGSIVITSSVNGLEPGMNYAHYVATKHGVIGLMKNIALELAPHGIRCNSINPGAIRTPMTDQQGAWDMFAGHEGGTPEDLIEGGYHFHALKGHSFMPPEVIANTALYLNSDLAASVTGVTIPVDAGHLLLTGVNQEPVR; this is encoded by the coding sequence ATGGGACTACTCGACGGCAAGACCGTACTCATCACCGGCGGAGCGCGCGGCCAGGGTCGCGCGCACGCGCTCACCTCCGCCCGCGAGGGTGCGGACGTGATCCTGCTCGACATCACCCGGCAGCTCGACTCCGTCGACTACCCACTGGCGACAGCCGATGACATGGCCGAGACCGTGCGCCAGGTCGAGGCGCTCGACCGGCGGGCACTCACCTTCGACGCCGACGTCCGGGACCAGACCCAACTCGACGACGCGGTCGCTGCGGGGATCGCCGAAATCGGGAAGATCGACGTTCTCATCGCCAACGCCGGCATCTGGACCCGCGCACCGTTCTGGGAGATGTCCGAGCAGATGTGGTCGGACATGATGGACGTCAACCTCACCGGGGTGTGGAAATCTGCCAAAGCGGTTGCGCCGCACATGATCGAGCGACAGAGCGGGTCGATCGTCATCACCTCGTCGGTCAACGGACTCGAACCGGGGATGAACTACGCGCACTATGTCGCCACGAAGCACGGCGTGATCGGGCTGATGAAGAACATCGCACTCGAACTCGCGCCGCACGGAATCCGGTGTAATTCGATCAATCCGGGCGCCATCCGCACTCCGATGACCGATCAGCAGGGCGCGTGGGACATGTTCGCCGGCCACGAGGGCGGTACTCCTGAGGACCTGATCGAAGGCGGATACCATTTCCACGCCCTCAAGGGACACTCGTTCATGCCACCCGAGGTCATCGCGAACACAGCGCTGTACCTGAACTCGGATCTGGCAGCGTCCGTCACCGGCGTGACGATCCCGGTGGATGCCGGTCACCTGCTCCTCACCGGAGTCAATCAGGAGCCGGTCAGATGA
- a CDS encoding AAA family ATPase, producing MTALRTLETHGLAAIRARIAAEVVGRDRELDLVLAAVAAGRDLILEGPPGTSKSTLLRSITADWGIPLVLVEGNADLTPGRLVGHHNPARVLREDYSPDNFVDGPLIEAMRAGGFLYVEEFNRAPEDTIDTLLTAMAERTITVPRVGTITAQPSFRIVASMNPFDNVGTTRLSTSVYDRMCRLVVDYQDDAAERDIVSRRTGLTSRRVVADAVGVTRDTRRNDAVRQGSSVRGAIDTALLAHQLCEMRGITIPADDAIAPPRDLPSDYTATFLDAMQVALSGRIHLDDTVFTTAEQVLAEIWQNHFLLAPAAAEPG from the coding sequence ATGACCGCACTTCGGACGCTGGAGACCCACGGCCTCGCGGCGATCCGGGCCCGGATCGCCGCCGAGGTCGTCGGCCGCGATCGCGAGCTCGATCTGGTTCTGGCCGCGGTCGCCGCCGGCCGGGACCTGATCCTGGAAGGCCCGCCGGGCACGTCCAAGAGCACGCTGCTGCGATCGATCACCGCCGACTGGGGCATTCCGCTCGTACTGGTGGAGGGCAATGCCGACCTGACCCCCGGTCGCCTCGTGGGTCACCACAACCCGGCACGGGTTCTGCGGGAGGACTATTCGCCCGACAACTTCGTCGACGGCCCACTGATCGAGGCCATGCGCGCCGGCGGGTTCCTCTACGTCGAGGAATTCAATCGGGCACCCGAGGACACCATCGACACCTTGCTCACCGCGATGGCCGAGCGCACCATCACCGTCCCACGCGTCGGCACCATCACCGCACAGCCGAGTTTCCGCATCGTTGCGTCGATGAACCCCTTCGACAACGTCGGGACGACACGCCTGTCGACCTCGGTCTACGACCGGATGTGCCGGCTGGTCGTCGACTACCAGGACGATGCGGCCGAACGGGATATCGTCTCGCGCAGGACGGGTTTGACGTCGAGGCGGGTGGTCGCAGACGCCGTGGGCGTCACCCGCGACACCCGCCGGAACGACGCCGTCCGACAGGGCAGCAGCGTACGCGGAGCCATCGACACCGCACTGCTCGCACATCAGCTGTGCGAGATGCGCGGCATCACCATTCCGGCCGACGACGCGATCGCACCGCCGCGCGACCTGCCGTCCGACTACACCGCGACCTTCCTCGACGCCATGCAGGTCGCCCTGTCCGGCCGAATCCACCTCGACGACACCGTGTTCACGACTGCCGAGCAGGTGCTCGCCGAGATCTGGCAGAACCACTTCCTGCTGGCGCCGGCGGCGGCTGAGCCGGGTTGA
- a CDS encoding vWA domain-containing protein gives MLLESSGGGGALSEVGHRRRTRDAPSGSTRGIGTVTDDAGARDDESAATQPDPIARERAVQLARRLRLARPVDTLKARRGANGTLTTQRWRGGSDELDLDATLEALIGNPIPEDDDIRVRERVRRRRSIVLAVDVSGSTRGEQVRTAAATAGALAGELGRDDLAVIAFWSDAALIVPLGRPVTTERLVDELLALPAQGLTNVAFPLQTALEQLSGVPSADARVILLSDCVHNAGPDPRDVAGRLPRLDVLLDTSGEHDTELAQDLALIGHGRCRPIRDHHDVVRALQAIFV, from the coding sequence GTGCTGCTCGAATCCTCCGGTGGTGGCGGAGCCCTCTCCGAGGTGGGACATCGCCGAAGGACGCGAGACGCACCGTCGGGCTCGACGCGAGGAATCGGCACGGTCACCGACGACGCAGGTGCCCGTGACGACGAATCCGCCGCGACACAACCGGACCCGATCGCGCGCGAGCGAGCCGTACAGCTCGCGAGGCGCCTCCGTCTCGCGCGTCCGGTGGACACACTGAAGGCACGTCGCGGCGCCAACGGAACCCTCACCACCCAGCGGTGGCGTGGCGGCTCCGACGAACTCGACCTCGACGCGACACTCGAAGCACTCATCGGCAACCCGATCCCCGAGGACGACGACATCCGCGTGCGCGAGCGGGTCCGGCGCCGGCGCTCGATCGTGCTCGCGGTCGACGTGTCCGGCTCGACCCGTGGCGAACAGGTCCGCACCGCGGCAGCGACTGCCGGCGCTCTCGCCGGTGAACTCGGGCGTGACGATCTCGCCGTCATCGCCTTCTGGTCCGACGCCGCGCTCATCGTCCCCCTCGGCCGGCCGGTGACCACCGAGCGTCTCGTCGACGAACTCCTCGCCCTGCCCGCGCAGGGCCTGACCAATGTGGCCTTCCCACTTCAGACCGCCCTCGAACAGCTTTCCGGTGTACCGTCCGCCGATGCCCGCGTGATCCTGTTGAGCGACTGCGTCCACAACGCCGGACCCGATCCCCGGGACGTGGCCGGACGGCTCCCCCGCCTCGACGTGCTACTCGACACCTCGGGTGAACACGACACCGAACTCGCCCAGGACCTGGCGCTCATCGGCCACGGGCGATGCCGGCCGATACGGGACCACCACGACGTCGTACGAGCCCTGCAGGCGATCTTCGTCTGA
- a CDS encoding HNH endonuclease signature motif containing protein has translation MFDSQRDVGTDVPSPRAVALLADLHRVLDELQSVDLSPCTDAELIDVAVDTERAIARLTVAGDRQIDQAEARDLPRKTGCRTLMQFMTHRLRVSNPMRRRKQMDATTNRTSLGGDVLPPEHPCLAEAFTQGTVGTAHVQATLDVLDRIPTAVDHDVRVAAERQMAEIAEAHTPADITQLGSRLLAHLDPDGTLADDTDQKRRRNLWIGRQRADGTAKISGTLTPELVARMTMMFAVWGKPGLNNPDDPHSPRGPAGTADPEAVATAADRDGRTLAQINHDALDAALTAGFADGTLGTTHRGLPVQLIIKADLGDLVREAGLATTATGTLLPIPDVIALAADTQPWLAIFKDATTVPLYFGRGKRFATRNQRLVSFARPDGEVCSAPGCDQPATHVDMHHAQRDWADGGLTDIDDLAPACPRHNRMVGDQPGQYTTRIERSGPDEGRCAWKLNAEPGAPPNPEHINRRPDIPRRFAEHLNTVRDEIHGPTTRPGDQARPEKPHHHDPRRSWLKTSHVIDVRPPRTGPLPPRPSLVEAHLMTLLATH, from the coding sequence ATGTTCGATTCCCAACGAGACGTCGGCACCGACGTGCCATCCCCTCGTGCGGTCGCGTTGCTCGCCGATCTCCACCGCGTGCTCGACGAGCTGCAGTCGGTGGATCTGTCGCCGTGCACCGATGCCGAACTCATCGACGTCGCAGTCGATACCGAACGCGCCATCGCACGACTGACAGTCGCCGGTGACCGGCAGATCGACCAGGCCGAGGCCCGCGACCTCCCCCGCAAGACCGGCTGCCGAACCCTCATGCAGTTCATGACCCACCGGCTGCGAGTGTCGAATCCGATGCGTCGCCGTAAGCAGATGGACGCCACCACCAACCGGACCAGCCTCGGCGGCGACGTCCTGCCACCCGAACACCCCTGCCTGGCTGAGGCTTTCACTCAAGGCACGGTCGGCACCGCGCACGTGCAGGCCACACTGGATGTCCTCGACCGCATCCCGACAGCCGTCGACCACGACGTGAGGGTCGCCGCCGAACGACAGATGGCCGAGATCGCCGAAGCCCACACCCCCGCCGACATCACCCAACTCGGCTCGCGGCTCCTCGCGCATCTCGACCCCGACGGCACCCTGGCCGACGACACCGACCAGAAACGACGCCGCAACCTGTGGATCGGCCGGCAGCGCGCCGACGGTACCGCCAAGATCTCTGGCACACTGACCCCCGAACTCGTCGCCCGTATGACGATGATGTTCGCGGTCTGGGGCAAACCCGGACTCAACAACCCCGACGACCCTCATTCGCCCCGCGGGCCGGCCGGCACCGCCGACCCCGAAGCCGTGGCCACCGCAGCCGATCGTGACGGCCGCACCCTCGCCCAGATCAACCACGACGCTCTCGATGCCGCACTCACCGCGGGCTTCGCCGACGGCACGCTCGGCACGACACACCGCGGCCTGCCCGTGCAACTGATCATCAAAGCCGACCTCGGCGACCTCGTCCGCGAAGCCGGACTCGCCACGACCGCCACCGGAACCCTGCTGCCCATCCCAGACGTCATCGCACTCGCCGCCGACACGCAACCATGGCTGGCGATCTTCAAAGACGCCACCACCGTTCCGCTGTACTTCGGGCGCGGAAAACGTTTCGCCACGCGGAACCAGCGGCTCGTGTCCTTCGCCCGCCCCGACGGCGAGGTGTGCTCGGCACCGGGATGCGACCAACCGGCCACCCACGTCGACATGCACCACGCACAACGGGACTGGGCCGACGGTGGCCTCACCGACATCGACGACCTCGCACCCGCATGCCCACGACACAACCGCATGGTCGGTGACCAGCCCGGCCAGTACACCACCCGCATCGAACGCTCCGGACCCGACGAAGGCCGCTGCGCCTGGAAACTCAACGCCGAACCCGGCGCCCCACCCAACCCCGAACACATCAACCGCCGACCCGACATACCCCGGCGGTTCGCAGAACATCTGAACACCGTGCGCGACGAGATCCACGGACCGACCACCCGGCCCGGCGATCAAGCTCGCCCGGAGAAGCCACACCACCACGACCCGCGCCGCTCATGGTTGAAGACCAGCCACGTCATCGACGTCCGACCGCCACGAACCGGCCCACTCCCACCCCGGCCTTCCCTCGTCGAAGCGCACCTGATGACGCTCCTGGCCACCCACTGA
- the clpB gene encoding ATP-dependent chaperone ClpB, producing MDSFTPTTKTQQALSSAVQAAASAGNPDVRPAHILVALLDQSDGIASPLLKAVGVDPSSVRAQAQALVDRMPTVSGASSTPQLSRESIAAVTAAQQLAGELDDEYVSTEHVVVGLATGDSDVAKLLHNLGATPQALREAFVAVRGSARVTSEDPESTYQALEKYSTDLTAAAREGKLDPVIGRDTEIRRVVQVLSRRTKNNPVLIGEPGVGKTAIVEGLAQRIVAGDVPESLRGKTVISLDMGSMVAGAKYRGEFEERLKAVLDEIKGSAGQVITFIDELHTIVGAGATGDSAMDAGNMIKPMLARGELRLVGATTLEEYRKYIEKDAALERRFQQVYVGEPSVEDAIGILRGLKDRYEVHHGVRITDSALVAAATLSDRYITSRFLPDKAIDLVDEAASRLRMEIDSRPVEIDEVERIVRRLEVEEVALQKETDAASKDRLEKLRAELADQKEKLNELSARWQSEKTAIDAVRDLKEELERLRGEADRAERDGDLGRAAELRYGKIPGLEKELEAAIEKTGTDPSQDVMLQEEVGPDDVAQVVSAWTGIPAGRMLEGETAKLLRMEEELGHRVIGQKDAVQAVSDAVRRARAGVADPNRPLGSFMFLGPTGVGKTELAKALAEFLFDDERAMVRIDMSEYGEKHSVARLVGAPPGYVGYEAGGQLTEAVRRRPYTVVLFDEIEKAHPDVFDVLLQVLDEGRLTDGQGRTVDFRNTILILTSNLGAGGDKDHVMMAVRSAFKPEFINRLDDVVIFDALSPEELVSIVDIQLGQLKKRLAQRRLDLEVSTKAKEWLGARGFDPLYGARPLRRLVQQAIGDQLARQLLAGDIRDGDVVPVNVSADGESLVLG from the coding sequence GTGGACAGCTTCACCCCCACCACCAAGACGCAGCAAGCATTGAGCTCTGCTGTGCAGGCGGCGGCCAGTGCTGGCAACCCCGACGTGCGACCGGCCCACATCCTCGTGGCACTGCTCGATCAGTCCGACGGCATCGCGTCGCCGCTGCTCAAGGCAGTGGGCGTGGACCCGTCGAGCGTTCGTGCGCAGGCCCAGGCTCTGGTCGATCGCATGCCGACGGTATCCGGCGCCAGCTCGACGCCTCAACTATCCCGCGAATCGATCGCGGCCGTCACCGCTGCCCAGCAACTGGCCGGCGAGCTCGACGACGAGTACGTCTCGACCGAGCACGTCGTCGTCGGTCTGGCGACCGGTGATTCCGATGTCGCCAAACTGCTGCACAACCTCGGTGCGACTCCGCAGGCTCTGCGCGAGGCGTTCGTCGCCGTGCGCGGCAGTGCGCGGGTCACCTCCGAGGACCCCGAATCGACATACCAGGCTCTCGAGAAGTATTCGACCGACCTGACCGCGGCGGCCCGCGAGGGCAAGCTCGACCCGGTCATCGGCCGCGACACCGAGATCCGGCGCGTCGTGCAGGTCCTCAGCCGTCGGACCAAGAACAACCCGGTCCTGATCGGTGAACCCGGTGTCGGCAAGACCGCCATCGTCGAAGGACTCGCCCAGCGTATCGTCGCCGGCGACGTGCCGGAGTCGTTGCGCGGCAAGACCGTCATCTCCCTCGACATGGGTTCGATGGTCGCCGGTGCCAAGTACCGCGGTGAGTTCGAGGAACGACTCAAGGCCGTACTCGACGAGATCAAGGGATCGGCCGGCCAGGTCATCACCTTCATCGACGAGCTGCACACGATCGTCGGCGCCGGTGCGACAGGCGATTCCGCGATGGACGCGGGCAACATGATCAAGCCGATGCTCGCCCGTGGTGAGCTGCGGCTGGTCGGTGCCACGACCCTCGAGGAGTACCGCAAGTACATCGAGAAGGATGCCGCACTCGAGCGTCGGTTCCAGCAGGTGTACGTCGGCGAGCCGTCGGTCGAAGATGCCATCGGCATCCTCCGCGGCCTCAAGGACCGGTACGAGGTGCACCATGGTGTGCGCATCACCGACTCCGCATTGGTCGCCGCCGCAACGCTTTCCGATCGCTACATCACGTCGCGGTTCCTGCCCGACAAGGCCATCGACCTCGTCGACGAGGCCGCGTCGCGGTTGCGGATGGAGATCGACTCGCGCCCCGTCGAGATCGACGAGGTCGAGCGGATCGTCCGTCGGCTCGAGGTCGAGGAGGTCGCCTTGCAGAAGGAGACCGACGCGGCGTCGAAGGACCGGCTCGAGAAGCTGCGCGCCGAACTGGCCGACCAGAAGGAGAAGCTCAACGAGCTCTCCGCCCGGTGGCAGTCGGAGAAGACCGCGATCGACGCGGTTCGCGACCTCAAGGAGGAGCTGGAACGGCTTCGCGGCGAGGCCGATCGGGCCGAGCGTGACGGTGACCTCGGGCGCGCAGCCGAACTGCGGTACGGCAAGATCCCCGGCCTGGAGAAGGAACTCGAGGCCGCGATCGAGAAGACCGGCACCGATCCCTCGCAGGACGTGATGCTGCAGGAGGAGGTCGGCCCCGACGACGTGGCGCAGGTCGTGTCGGCGTGGACCGGAATCCCGGCCGGACGCATGCTCGAGGGCGAGACCGCCAAGCTGCTGCGTATGGAAGAGGAACTGGGACACCGGGTCATCGGCCAGAAGGACGCGGTGCAGGCGGTGTCCGACGCGGTGCGTCGTGCACGCGCGGGCGTCGCCGACCCGAACCGGCCACTCGGCTCGTTCATGTTCCTGGGCCCGACCGGCGTCGGCAAGACCGAGCTCGCCAAGGCGCTCGCCGAGTTCCTGTTCGACGACGAGCGGGCCATGGTCCGTATCGACATGAGCGAGTACGGCGAGAAGCACAGCGTGGCTAGGCTCGTCGGCGCACCGCCCGGCTATGTCGGGTACGAGGCCGGTGGTCAGCTGACCGAGGCGGTGCGGCGTCGTCCGTACACGGTGGTCCTGTTCGACGAGATCGAGAAGGCCCATCCGGACGTCTTCGACGTGCTGCTGCAGGTGCTGGACGAAGGTCGCTTGACCGACGGGCAGGGCCGGACGGTGGACTTCCGCAACACCATCCTGATCCTGACCTCCAACCTCGGCGCGGGCGGCGACAAGGACCACGTCATGATGGCCGTGCGCTCGGCGTTCAAGCCCGAGTTCATCAACCGTCTCGACGACGTCGTGATCTTCGACGCCCTGAGCCCGGAGGAACTGGTGTCGATCGTCGACATTCAGCTCGGCCAGCTCAAGAAGCGGCTCGCGCAGCGCCGCCTCGACCTCGAGGTGTCGACCAAGGCCAAGGAATGGCTGGGCGCACGGGGATTCGACCCGCTGTACGGTGCCCGTCCGCTGCGCCGGCTGGTGCAGCAGGCCATCGGTGACCAGCTCGCCAGGCAACTGCTCGCCGGAGACATCCGCGACGGTGACGTGGTGCCGGTCAACGTCAGTGCCGATGGCGAGTCGTTGGTACTCGGCTGA
- a CDS encoding glucose-6-phosphate dehydrogenase — MTADSSARETATQSDAPAATDAAVIFVLFGSTGDLAKRMVLPSLFELHRRGLLPDGWQLIGNGRGDRTDDEFRQHVKDAIEEFGSDASVSSDEWASFAETIRFAGGGFTAEDPGRLLEVIDDARDAVGGTAQLVHYLALPPTTFVDYTKAIAAHGLAKNSRVVYEKPFGTSPDGFRTLDEAVHESLDEDQIYRIDHFLGKESTQNLHVLRFANGLFAGVWNREHVEEVQIDVPETLDIADRAAFYDATGAFLDMIVTHLFQVAAEVAMEPPVSLGAEDLLGARESVIAAFRPLDPAEVVFGQYEGYRDTEGIPDDSTTETFAAVRLWVDTDRWHGVPFLLRTGKMLDHSAQRLSLVFRAPADGPLTDTPTDGTVLTFDLAGDGAIDLAVTIKEPGSGTDLSVAHMTEKLDEVADGLSPYARLIVDVLRGDRSLFTRPDGLAHVWEVAAPVLTNPPAPQPYAAGSTGPAAADDLCGGSGWI, encoded by the coding sequence ATGACCGCAGACAGCTCCGCCCGGGAGACCGCGACACAGTCCGACGCCCCTGCCGCCACGGACGCGGCAGTGATCTTCGTTCTCTTCGGATCGACCGGCGACCTCGCCAAGCGGATGGTCCTGCCCTCGCTGTTCGAACTCCACCGTCGAGGCCTGCTCCCGGACGGATGGCAGCTCATCGGCAACGGCCGGGGCGACCGCACTGACGACGAGTTCCGGCAGCACGTGAAGGACGCGATCGAGGAATTCGGTTCGGACGCGTCGGTGTCCTCGGACGAATGGGCCTCGTTCGCCGAGACCATCCGATTCGCCGGCGGCGGGTTCACCGCCGAGGATCCCGGCCGCCTGCTGGAGGTGATCGACGACGCCCGGGACGCCGTCGGCGGCACAGCCCAGCTGGTCCACTATCTCGCCCTCCCGCCGACCACCTTCGTCGACTACACGAAAGCGATCGCCGCGCACGGTCTCGCGAAGAACTCGCGCGTCGTCTACGAGAAGCCGTTCGGTACGTCACCCGACGGATTCCGGACCCTCGACGAGGCGGTCCACGAATCCCTCGACGAAGACCAGATCTACCGGATCGACCATTTCCTGGGGAAGGAGAGCACCCAGAACCTGCACGTGCTGCGTTTCGCCAACGGCCTGTTCGCCGGGGTGTGGAACCGCGAGCACGTGGAGGAGGTCCAGATCGACGTCCCGGAAACCCTCGACATCGCCGACCGCGCCGCGTTCTACGACGCCACCGGGGCATTCCTGGACATGATCGTCACGCACCTGTTCCAGGTGGCGGCCGAGGTCGCGATGGAACCTCCGGTCTCGCTCGGCGCCGAGGACCTGCTCGGCGCCCGGGAGTCGGTCATCGCCGCCTTCCGGCCGCTCGACCCCGCCGAGGTGGTCTTCGGTCAATACGAGGGCTACCGCGACACCGAGGGCATCCCCGACGACTCCACCACCGAGACGTTCGCGGCGGTGCGCCTGTGGGTCGACACCGACCGCTGGCACGGTGTCCCGTTCCTGCTCCGTACCGGCAAGATGCTCGACCACAGCGCGCAACGCCTCAGCCTGGTCTTCCGCGCGCCCGCCGACGGTCCGCTGACCGACACTCCGACCGACGGCACCGTGCTGACCTTCGACCTGGCCGGCGACGGTGCCATCGACCTCGCCGTCACGATCAAGGAACCGGGTTCGGGGACCGACCTCTCCGTCGCGCACATGACCGAGAAGCTCGACGAGGTGGCCGACGGATTGTCACCTTATGCACGACTGATCGTCGATGTGCTGCGCGGTGACCGGTCGCTGTTCACCCGGCCCGACGGCCTCGCACATGTCTGGGAGGTCGCGGCACCGGTGCTGACGAATCCGCCTGCACCGCAACCATATGCGGCAGGGTCGACCGGCCCCGCGGCCGCCGACGACCTGTGCGGCGGGTCCGGCTGGATCTGA